One segment of Theobroma cacao cultivar B97-61/B2 chromosome 9, Criollo_cocoa_genome_V2, whole genome shotgun sequence DNA contains the following:
- the LOC18590468 gene encoding transcription factor FER-LIKE IRON DEFICIENCY-INDUCED TRANSCRIPTION FACTOR: MDASRDYALEHPNDFELHDFIDEPNFDQFNDLIRGENEDSVADFDYDLVNGCFVDKQIRSTPGDAFGFDATRAMVPDPNYIYNALSSFDGDIMKYGEEDNDDDDENSSGTTTTTITTATKKAKLDRSRTLISERRRRGRMKEKLYALRSLVPNITKMDKASIIGDAVRYVQDLQMQAKKLKAEIAGLEASLAGSERYQEPIDKPVKIQVARNSHPMCKKITQMDMFQVEERGFYIRLVCDKGEGVAVSLYKALETLTNFKVQNSNLNTASERFVLTFTLNVRDFELSMNLPNLKLWVTGALLNQGFEFTTPLSS; the protein is encoded by the exons ATGGATGCATCCAGAGATTACGCGCTGGAGCACCCTAACGACTTTGAGCTACATGATTTCATTGATGAGCCTAACTTCGATCAGTTCAACGATCTGATTCGTGGAGAAAACGAAGATTCTGTTGCAGATTTTGATTATGATCTTGTCAATGGCTGTTTTGTTGATAAGCAGATTCGGTCAACTCCTGGAGATGCTTTTGGCTTCGATGCTACAAGAGCCATGGTGCCGGATCCTAATTACATTTACAATGCATTGTCAAGTTTTGATGGGGACATAATGAAGTACGGAGAGGAAGATAATGACGATGATGATGAGAACTCTTCCGGAACAACCACAACCACTATCACAACAGCGACAAAGAAAGCAAAGCTTGATCGGTCAAGAACTTTGATTTCGGAGCGGAGGAGGAGGGGTCGGATGAAGGAGAAGCTCTATGCATTGCGTTCCCTGGTTCCTAACATAACCAAG ATGGATAAGGCTTCCATAATTGGAGATGCTGTGAGGTATGTGCAAGACCTGCAAATGCAGGCTAAGAAGCTAAAAGCTGAGATTGCGGGTCTTGAAGCATCATTGGCAGGGTCAGAAAGGTACCAAGAACCAATTGATAAGCCTGTGAAGATTCAAGTTGCACGGAACAGCCATCCTATGTGCAAGAAGATTACGCAG ATGGACATGTTTCAAGTGGAAGAAAGAGGGTTTTACATTAGATTGGTGTGCGACAAAGGTGAAGGGGTTGCAGTATCACTTTACAAGGCTCTTGAGACCCTTACTAACTTCAAAGTCCAAAATTCCAATCTGAACACTGCTTCTGAGAGATTTGTATTGACATTTACTCTAAAT GTCAGAGATTTCGAGCTGTCCATGAACTTGCCAAACCTGAAGTTATGGGTGACTGGGGCTCTCCTGAACCAGGGATTTGAGTTTACAACACCTTTATCTTCCTAG
- the LOC18590469 gene encoding asparagine synthetase [glutamine-hydrolyzing] 1, whose amino-acid sequence MCGILAVLGCSDDSQAKRVRVLELSRRLKHRGPDWSGLYQHGDCYLAHQRLAIVDPASGDQPLFNEDKSVVVTVNGEIYNHEELRKKLANHMFRTGSDCDVIAHLYEEYGEDFVDMLDGIFSFVLLDTRDNSFIVARDAIGVTSLYFGWGLDGSVWISSELKGLNDDCEHFETFPPGHLYSSKLGGFRRWYNPPWFSEAIPSVPYDPLVLRHAFENAVIKRLMTDVPFGVLLSGGLDSSLVASITARYLAGTKAAKHWGTQLHSFCIGLEGSPDLKAAREVADYLATVHHEFHFTVQDGIDAIEDVIYHIETYDVTTIRASTPMFLMSRKIKSLGVKMVISGEGSDEIFGGYLYFHKAPNKEEFHRETCHKIKALHQYDCLRANKATSAWGLEARVPFLDKEFINVAMAIDPESKLIKKDQGRIEKWVLRRAFDDEERPYLPKHILYRQKEQFSDGVGYSWIDGLKAHAAQHVTDKMMLNASYIFPHNTPTTKEAYYYRMIFERFFPQNSARLTVPGGASVACSTAKAVEWDAAWKNNLDPSGRAALGVHLSAYDAETPLSNVPSKVIDSIPRMMDLPGVAIQS is encoded by the exons ATGTGTGGGATTTTAGCAGTTTTGGGTTGTTCTGATGATTCTCAAGCAAAAAGGGTTCGAGTACTGGAGCTTTCCCGCAG GCTGAAGCACCGTGGTCCTGACTGGAGTGGGCTGTACCAACATGGAGACTGCTATCTGGCCCATCAACGCCTTGCCATCGTTGATCCTGCTTCCGGTGATCAGCCTCTCTTCAATGAGGACAAAAGTGTTGTTGTCACG GTGAATGGAGAGATTTACAACCATGAAGAACTAAGGAAGAAGTTGGCAAACCACATGTTCAGAACTGGCAGTGATTGTGATGTTATTGCCCATCTG TATGAGGAGTATGGGGAAGACTTTGTGGACATGTTGGATGGAATCTTCTCATTTGTGCTGCTGGATACCCGTGACAACAGTTTCATTGTTGCACGTGATGCTATTGGGGTCACCTCCCTCTATTTTGGCTGGGGTCTTGATG GTTCGGTTTGGATATCTTCAGAATTGAAAGGTTTGAATGATGACTGTGAACACTTTGAGACCTTTCCTCCTGGCCATTTGTACTCTAGCAAATTAGGAGGATTTAGGAGGTGGTACAACCCACCATGGTTCTCTGAGGCCATTCCATCAGTTCCATATGACCCCCTTGTTCTCAGACATGCATTTGAAAAT GCTGTGATCAAAAGGTTGATGACCGATGTGCCTTTTGGAGTTCTGTTATCTGGAGGGCTTGATTCATCATTGGTCGCTTCTATCACAGCTCGGTACTTGGCTGGTACCAAGGCTGCCAAACATTGGGGAACACAGCTCCATTCTTTCTGTATCGGCCTAGAG GGTTCACCAGACCTGAAGGCTGCAAGGGAGGTTGCAGACTATCTGGCCACTGTTCATCATGAGTTTCACTTCACTGTTCAA GATGGAATTGATGCCATCGAAGATGTCATATACCATATTGAAACCTATGACGTGACCACAATCAGGGCAAGCACTCCTATGTTTCTGATGTCACGAAAGATCAAGTCACTAGGAGTGAAGATGGTTATTTCTGGTGAAGGCTCTGATGAGATTTTTGGTGGATATTTGTACTTCCACAAGGCACCAAATAAGGAAGAATTCCACCGTGAAACATGCCACAAG ATCAAGGCCCTCCACCAGTATGATTGCTTGAGAGCTAACAAAGCAACATCTGCATGGGGATTGGAGGCTCGAGTCCCCTTCTTAGACAAGGAATTTATCAATGTTGCCATGGCTATAGACCCTGAATCAAAGTTG ATCAAAAAAGATCAAGGACGCATTGAGAAGTGGGTTCTTAGAAGGGCCTTTGATGATGAAGAGCGTCCCTACCTGCCAAAG CATATCCTGTACAGGCAGAAAGAACAGTTTAGTGATGGTGTTGGTTATAGTTGGATCGATGGTCTCAAAGCCCATGCTGCccaacat GTGACGGATAAAATGATGCTTAATGCTTCTTACATCTTCCCTCACAATACCCCAACTACAAAAGAAGCCTACTACTACAGGATGATTTTTGAGAGGTTCTTCCCTCAG AACTCCGCTAGATTGACTGTCCCTGGAGGAGCTAGTGTAGCATGCAGCACTGCTAAAGCTGTTGAGTGGGATGCTGCCTGGAAGAACAACCTTGACCCTTCAGGCAGGGCTGCCCTGGGGGTCCATCTCTCAGCTTATGACGCAGAGACACCTCTGAGCAACGTGCCATCCAAGGTTATTGATAGTATACCAAGGATGATGGACCTTCCAGGAGTTGCCATACAAAGTTAG
- the LOC18590470 gene encoding protein PMR5, which yields MAPLFPQSPSFHLFKSCLTILCLALFQSDTASSALIMSLRNHHSHPQHRRPMFQTNQSTCALFAGTWVRDDTYPLYQYSSCPIIDAGFNCQMNGRPDSDYLKYRWQPLNCQLPRFDGLVFLSKMRERNVMFVGDSLGRNQWESLICMISAADPQTQTQMIRGDPFSTFKFLEYGLSISFYRAPYLVDIDVVQGRRILKLEDIAGNGNAWRMADVLLFNTGHWWTHKGSLQGWDLIESGGKYYKDMDRLVALEKGLRTWANWVDTNVDITRTRVFFQSISPTHYDPSEWSAGATVAATKNCYGETTPMTEATYPGTYPDQMRVVDEVIREMHVPAYLLDITMLSELRKDGHPSIYSGDLSPVQKANPDRSADCSHWCLPGLPDTWNELFYTVLFY from the exons ATGGCCCCTCTTTTTCCCCAATCTCCTTCATTTCATCTTTTCAAGTCATGTCTAACCATTCTTTGTCTAGCCTTGTTTCAATCCGACACAGCTTCTTCAGCTCTGATAATGAGCTTGAGGAACCACCATAGCCACCCACAACATAGAAGGCCAATGTTCCAAACAAACCAAAGTACTTGTGCATTGTTTGCAGGCACTTGGGTTCGTGATGATACTTATCCATTGTACCAATATTCCAGCTGTCCAATCATAGATGCAGGATTCAACTGCCAAATGAATGGAAGACCTGATTCTGATTACCTTAAATATCGATGGCAGCCTCTTAATTGTCAGCTTCCAAG GTTCGATGGACTTGTGTTTCTGTCgaaaatgagagagagaaatgtgATGTTTGTTGGTGACTCTCTGGGGAGGAATCAATGGGAGTCTTTGATTTGTATGATTTCAGCTGCAGATCCACAAACGCAGACTCAGATGATCAGAGGAGATCCTTTCTCCACCTTCAAGTTCCTG GAATATGGTTTATCGATATCATTTTATCGAGCTCCATATTTGGTAGACATAGATGTGGTACAAGGGAGGAGAATCCTGAAGTTAGAGGACATAGCTGGAAATGGAAACGCCTGGCGAATGGCAGACGTGCTGTTGTTCAACACAGGCCACTGGTGGACTCATAAAGGATCCCTCCAAGG GTGGGATTTGATTGAGTCAGGGGGTAAGTATTACAAGGACATGGATCGTTTGGTTGCTTTGGAGAAAGGGCTGAGAACATGGGCCAATTGGGTTGACACCAATGTTGACATAACGAGAACCAGGGTCTTTTTCCAGTCCATTTCCCCCACACATTACGA TCCAAGTGAATGGAGTGCTGGAGCAACAGTGGCCGCCACAAAAAACTGTTATGGAGAAACAACGCCAATGACCGAAGCTACGTACCCCGGCACATACCCTGACCAGATGAGAGTGGTGGATGAAGTCATTAGGGAAATGCACGTTCCTGCATATTTGTTGGACATAACCATGCTTTCTGAGCTTCGGAAAGATGGGCACCCTTCAATTTACAGTGGTGATTTAAGCCCTGTTCAGAAGGCCAACCCGGACCGGTCAGCTGATTGTAGCCATTGGTGCCTTCCTGGATTGCCTGATACCTGGAATGAGCTATTCTACACGGTGTTGTTCTATTAG